A stretch of DNA from Candidatus Bathyarchaeota archaeon:
TATAACGGTTCCATTTAAAGGCAATAAACCGACCGGCATACCCATTGAGTAATCCATCTTTCCAATACCTGATTCGGAAGACGCATCAAAAATCGAAGTGGGTATCATTTTCTCTAAACCTACAGGGATTATCATCTTTATACCTCTTGCCATTGCAACACCAATCACTTTCCCTATAGTTCCTCCAATTGAACTCCCAAGAAAAATACCAACATTTCCATCAGGGTCGATGGCATTTGCACCTTTAATGAAAACATCCTCAGATCCCATTCGTTTTAAGACATCATCGATTGGAATGTCTTCGTAAAGCTTGCCTTTTTCAATAATCCAGTTCCTAGCATAACCTCTTTGTCGTATTGAATCGAGCATCTCCTTCATTAGACAAGTTCCGCGTGGTATAACTATTCCACAACCATAACCTTTCTCTACTTTTTTATTAGTCAGTTCTTCTAACACGAATGCACAAGTAGTACTCGAACCTAAGAGTATTATACCATCTTTTAGTGCTCTCTTTACTGAATCCAGGGAAACTACAGCTTTAGCTATAAACGCTTTGGATTCTGGTGGCGTTAAAGTAATTTGTGCTTGCATGTTCTCTAGTTTAGTCTGACTAAATTAAAAAGCTTCACATACAAGCTTTATTTTTTTAAATCATTTTTCTAGTTTCTTGATTAGTTTTTTCGTCCTGCTTATAATCATAGGACTGTCTAATTGAATAAATTCTTGAAGTTTCTTTAGGATGAACGACTTTCTATTCTGATCTTTTTCTGCAATATTTGCCAAAGTTGTTATTGAAAATACTTTTACAATTTTGCTCTTACTAGTATCAATAAAAGATAATAAAATCTCAATGACTTTATCCCGCTCATCTTTACTAAGATCCAAATACGAGAACATCTGAGCAACATGCCAACGGACTTCTTGTTGTTCTATCTTTGAGACTTCATTTATCAACTTACCCCTGAATGGTTGAAGATACTCAGGATGAATGGATTAGACTTTTTCTAATGCATCAGCACTCCGCATCCTAACTATTGGATCATCGTCTAACATTCCTTTGAATATTTCACCAAATAACCTTGGATTTTTTATGATATCCTCAACTACTTCGTCAGCTTTTCCAATGGAACGCAAATCTCCACCTTTCAATTTCTTTAAGATTTGATCCATTATTCAATGCCTGTTTGTGCTAAGTTTTGATCTTTATGTAATCCATTCCTTTTGCATCTAATGAACCTACAACGAACCTGTAGCTTGTCTCATTATTCTTTATATCAAATACTTTTTCGAGTTTTCCTTTGAAGATAATTGTCTCACCTTTTTCAGCCAAATCGGCATAATTTCTATCATAACTGACAAGCTCATTTACATCTTGAATTTTTGAACCTCTGGTTATGTGTGTTTCTTCAATAGCATAATTTGCTGGAATAAACATGTTCTCAGAGGAATCAATTACACAAGCTTCAGCTTCTATCAGACCTACTGATGAATATTTCTTATCATTATAATTTTCAGCTATTTCAGTTTCGATTTTAACTGGGTTAACTGAAAAGAATGTACCTTTGAATGTTCCTCTATTCCACTTGCGTTCAAAAAATATTTTCAATTGTTCTTTATTCATGAATCTAAATCGTTGCTCTGACTTTAAGAGAAATTCTCCATCTGCTTTTTTTATTGAAGCATCATTATTTTTAAAAATTCTAAGTAAAGTTTCTTTTACTTTTAGACTATTTTCTTTTCCATATACTGTAATATCGATATCAGAAAAATTAGGATCATGAATCCCAAGAAGAATAGATCCAGTTATTCCAAAGTCATTAATTGAAATCCCGCTCTCTTTGGAGAGTCGCTTTGTTAAATCTAACGCTTTTTGACTTAAAGAATCTAAGTCAGATGAAACTAATAAATCCGACAATTTCTCTTCTGGAGTAAAATGCTTCTTTATATCAATAATTGGTACAGATGGAAATTTAAAATCATAATTATCTAACCGACAAAGATAATGTGGATAATTCTTTTCCACGATCTTTATTGATTCAACTAAATTTGGGATATCATATTGCTTGATAGTCCTTATTAGATTGCTCTTACTCTCTTTTGAGGATTTTGGAAAATATTTGAGATATGAAATTATTCTATTTTGCGGATGAATATTACCAACCACAGTAAAGTATAATCCATCCCTTGTAAGAAGATGATCTCTATCTCTAAAAGTTCGTATTGGCAATTCATTTCCACATTTTAATATGTTACGATAACAAATCTTATGAAATGTAAGCTTTAATTAAAGTCGGTTGTAATTTAAGATTCCATTGAGTTGATTATCGATTAATGATAGGCGAGCAGGTATCAAATTGCTTACAACTTGCGATGCTTTTAGAAGTAAGTGCCTATCCAAAACCGGGTAACATTCATAGGACTGCTGATTTTAAAGATACAAAATATGAACATTTTCTCGCATCAACGATCGCAATTGGAGAACAATTTCGTTATGCTTCAAATATTGGTGTTAAAATTTCTAAGAAAGAAATAGAATTAGAAAATATTGGAATCGGTAGAGCGATAAACAATACTGTAAGCGATATGTTATCATGGCAAAGTGGTGGCAACACTAGCTTAGGTGTAATTATACTTCTAATGCCTATTGCAATTTCGGCTGGTATGGTTTTTGGTCAGGGGGATTTTTCAAGAACAAAATTACGAAATGCTTTGAGAGATCTTATCAAATCAACTACCTACGAAGATGCATTAGAAACTATTAAAGCAATAAGGAAGGCAAAGCCCGGAGGTTTAGGAAGGGTTGAATCTTTCGATATTACCGATAATAACATAGAAAAACGGATTTTAAAAGAAAAACCTACCTTATTAGATCTATTCAAGATTTCTTCAGAATATGATTCGATAGCCAATGAGTGGGCAGATAATTATCCAATTTCATTTGACATAGGTTATCCATATTTCATAGATTGCATTAATAATAATCTCGATACAAATAGTGCAATAGTCCAGACTTTTATGCATATTTTGTCAGAATTCCCAGATAGTCTAGTTATAAGAAAACATGGTATAGAAAAAGCAAGAAAAGTCTCTGTCAATGCTAAAGAGATTCTCAATCTAGGTGGAATCACTTCAATTGAAGGAAGAGAGAGATTGAACCAATTGGATAAGGAATTTAGAAGTGAAAAACGCAAAATAAACCCTGGTACTACAGCAGATCTTACAGCGTCTACTCTTTCCATAGCTATTTTGGATGGATTTCGTCCTTGAATCTAACAATTTAATCTTCTTACAATCACCATAGGTCTATGAGTTATACTTTCTAGCATTTCCCAAGAAACCTCTGTAATTCCAACGTTAAAATGCCGAGACATGTCCCATACAGTTCTTCCAGCCCCAGATTTAATCGCCTTATTAGCGATCGCTGCTATTTTCAAAGATATTTCTGGAGATAAATATTCGCATGACGCTGCAATTGGTGTGGATCTAGCTCTCAATTTTAGAAATCTGCCAAGTGAATAAGCAAAAGGCCCTACATTCAATATTTTCTTTAAAGATGTAGGTCTTGAGGTTAAATGTAAGCCCTTAAAACTGAATGATTTATCGCTATCCATAATCATAACAATTAGGTTAATACCGATTTTTTCTTTTAAAAATGAGTATATCTCCTTTGCTATTAATTTTGGATCTTCTAATGGCAAAGATACATATTCATATGGCAGATTACTTCCATCTATACCGCCTTCAGAAAAATTTTTCAAAGCATAAA
This window harbors:
- a CDS encoding triphosphoribosyl-dephospho-CoA synthase — its product is MIGEQVSNCLQLAMLLEVSAYPKPGNIHRTADFKDTKYEHFLASTIAIGEQFRYASNIGVKISKKEIELENIGIGRAINNTVSDMLSWQSGGNTSLGVIILLMPIAISAGMVFGQGDFSRTKLRNALRDLIKSTTYEDALETIKAIRKAKPGGLGRVESFDITDNNIEKRILKEKPTLLDLFKISSEYDSIANEWADNYPISFDIGYPYFIDCINNNLDTNSAIVQTFMHILSEFPDSLVIRKHGIEKARKVSVNAKEILNLGGITSIEGRERLNQLDKEFRSEKRKINPGTTADLTASTLSIAILDGFRP
- a CDS encoding coenzyme F420-0:L-glutamate ligase; the encoded protein is MPKIKYKTFTMRTKYWRPGEDYLKQILEFVGKHAKDNDFLVISEKAISIARGRIINEAKISSGLSARLLAGFWMRKIWGYLLGPLARINQINLERLKNYPIKEGATHKQTILSYAGPIYALKNFSEGGIDGSNLPYEYVSLPLEDPKLIAKEIYSFLKEKIGINLIVMIMDSDKSFSFKGLHLTSRPTSLKKILNVGPFAYSLGRFLKLRARSTPIAASCEYLSPEISLKIAAIANKAIKSGAGRTVWDMSRHFNVGITEVSWEMLESITHRPMVIVRRLNC